The genomic region GAGAAATGATAGGTGCCTTTGCTTTAACTGAACCAAGTGCAGGTTCAAATGCAACCAACCTAAAAACAACTGCCGTTAGAAAAGGCGATAAATACATTCTAAATGGGAGCAAGCATTATATTACGAATGCTCCGATCGCAGATGTATTTACCGTAATGGCTGTGACAGATGCAAGTAAAGGAGCAAAAGGAATTACTTCCTTTATTGTTGAGAAAGACTCTCCTGGGTTCTCAATAGGAAAAATTGAAAAGAAAATGGGTCTTCGCGGTTCTCAATCTTCAGAAATCTTCTTTGAAGATTGTGAAGTCCCGGCAGAAAATGTACTCGGTCAAGAAGGGCAAGGATATGTCAATGCTTTAAAAATTCTAGCTAATGGCCGAGCAGGACTTGCTGCACGTAATTTAGGTTCATGCGAAAAGCTATTAGAAATGTCTATCAAATATTCCAATATGAGAATTCAGTTTGGTAAACCGATTTTTGAACAACAAATTATTCAACATTATTTGGCTGATATGGCTGTGGATACAGAAACATTACGGAGTATGACATATCGTGTAGCATCGATGGTGGATCAAGGAATGAAGGTGATTAAGGAAGCAGCTATGGTAAAACTGCTTGGTTCTGAAGTTTATAATCGTGTCGCAGATAAAGCGGTACAGATCCATGGAGGAATTGGATACATTTCAGAATTTCCGGTGGAACGTTTTTATCGGGATGCAAGAATAACGAGAATTTATGAAGGTACTTCTGAAATCCAAAAAAATATTATTGCGGCACAGTTGAAGCAGGAATATCTTTAATTTTTAAAATAAATGTTTGAAGAATGGGAGGATGTTAGAAAATGAATATTTTAGTGTTAGTGAAACAGACTTTTGATACTGAAGAGAAGATTGTGATTCAAAACGGTCAGATAGGCGAGGACAGTGTAGAGTTTATTCTTAATCCATATGATGAATTTGCAGTGGAAGAAGCTATAAAGATCAAAGAAGATTTAGGTGCGGAAGTTACCGTATTGACGGTTGGACCTGATCGTTCTGAAGGTGTATTGAGAACGGCACTTGCTATGGGAGCGGATAAAGGGATTTTTATAGAATTAGAGGAAGAGGAAGTTGACGAGTATACGCTCAGCAAATATATCGCCGCAGCAATTAAAGGAAAAGAATACGATTTAATTCTTGGCGGGAATATGGCAGTGGATTCAGGATCGGGTCAGGTCGCCATCCGGGTATCCGAAGAATTAGGCATTCCTCAAGTCTCTTCAATTACAAAACTATCACTAGAAGGGGGTAAAGCCTTAGTTGAAAGAGATGTTGAAGGGGATGTGGAAGTTGTTGAAGTCAATCTTCCGTTCTTGGCAACCACACAACAAGGTTTGAACGAGCCCCGATATCCTTCTTTGCCAGGGATTATGAAAGCGAAGAAAAAGCCCATTGAACGTTTGATGATAGACGATCTAGAGTTATCTGAAGATGATTTAGCCGTCAGAACTTCCATTTCAGATCAATTTTTACCTGCAAAAAAACAAGCGGGACGCATTTTTGAAGGTGAAGTTCAGCAACAGATTACTGAACTTGTTCAAGTACTTCGAACTGAAGCTAAAATAGTCTAAATATTAAATGTAGGAGGATGGATTATATGAGTAAAAAAATACTTGTTTTTGCAGAAATCAAAGATGGGAAATTACGTAATATTTCGTTTGAAGCTTTAACTGCAGCTCAACAGTTGTCAGAAGGCGGTGAAGTTTCTGTAACGCTTTTTGGTCAAGGAGCATCCTCTTTTGTAGAGGCAGTAAGCCAATATGGGCCTAATAAAGTATATGTTGTTGAAGATGAAGCTTTAACTGTCTTTACAACCGATGCGTATGCCCAAGCTCTATGTCAACTGATTGATGAAGTTCAAGCGGATGTTATTCTAATGGGGCATACAGCTATTGGTAAAGATGTAGCCCCGAGAGTGGCTGCAAGATTAGGAGTTGGCCTAGTTTCGGATTGCACAGGCGTAGATTTGGAAAATGGCAATATTGTCTTTACACGTCCGATTTATTCAGGAAAAGCATTTCAAAAAAAGATATTTAACCAGGGGAAAGTGTTTGCAACTCTGCGTCCAAATAACTTCGAGATAAAAGAAAATCCTGCCCATGCTGAGGTCATTTCATTCCAGCCGGTAATTAAAGATTTACGAGTAATTGTGAAAGACATCGTTCGAAAAACAAGGAACGGGGTTGATCTAAGTGAAGCAAAGGTGATCATTTCCGGTGGCCGTGGTGTGAAAGGTACAGAAGGCTTCAAGTTACTTCAAGAATTTGCAGAAGTTTTAGGCGGAGCTGTCGGAGCATCGCGTGGGGCCTGTGATGCAGAATACTGTGACTACTCATTGCAAATTGGACAAACTGGAAAGGTCGTAACTCCCGATTTATATATCGCTTGCGGGATTTCCGGTGCCATTCAGCATTTGGCAGGAATGTCTAATTCGAAAATAATTGTAGCTATCAACAAGGACCCAGAAGCACCGATTTTCCAAGTAGCGGATTATGGAATTGTAGGCGATTTATTTGAAGTGCTCCCTCTTTTGACTGAAGAATTTAAAAAAGTTCTTGTTTCCAGCTAGATACAAGTCCATGTTGAATGCACATAAAGAACCATTATAGGATATATAAGTTGAAATATATTGTTTATCACAGTCCTCTCTTTTGATAAACAAGGGGGGACATATTCCTTGCTGCAATTATATCCTTACCTAATAAATCGAATTTAAAA from Niallia sp. XMNu-256 harbors:
- a CDS encoding acyl-CoA dehydrogenase family protein, producing MEFKLAEDIKFLKQSIRDFIDSEVDPLAMEIEEKDEIPEKIMNMSKEMGLFGLSIPEEYGGTGIGMVGKCAIYEELGRTHNGYTTVIGGHTGIGSVGIVEMGNEEQKQKYLPSMARGEMIGAFALTEPSAGSNATNLKTTAVRKGDKYILNGSKHYITNAPIADVFTVMAVTDASKGAKGITSFIVEKDSPGFSIGKIEKKMGLRGSQSSEIFFEDCEVPAENVLGQEGQGYVNALKILANGRAGLAARNLGSCEKLLEMSIKYSNMRIQFGKPIFEQQIIQHYLADMAVDTETLRSMTYRVASMVDQGMKVIKEAAMVKLLGSEVYNRVADKAVQIHGGIGYISEFPVERFYRDARITRIYEGTSEIQKNIIAAQLKQEYL
- a CDS encoding electron transfer flavoprotein subunit beta/FixA family protein — protein: MNILVLVKQTFDTEEKIVIQNGQIGEDSVEFILNPYDEFAVEEAIKIKEDLGAEVTVLTVGPDRSEGVLRTALAMGADKGIFIELEEEEVDEYTLSKYIAAAIKGKEYDLILGGNMAVDSGSGQVAIRVSEELGIPQVSSITKLSLEGGKALVERDVEGDVEVVEVNLPFLATTQQGLNEPRYPSLPGIMKAKKKPIERLMIDDLELSEDDLAVRTSISDQFLPAKKQAGRIFEGEVQQQITELVQVLRTEAKIV
- a CDS encoding electron transfer flavoprotein subunit alpha/FixB family protein, producing the protein MSKKILVFAEIKDGKLRNISFEALTAAQQLSEGGEVSVTLFGQGASSFVEAVSQYGPNKVYVVEDEALTVFTTDAYAQALCQLIDEVQADVILMGHTAIGKDVAPRVAARLGVGLVSDCTGVDLENGNIVFTRPIYSGKAFQKKIFNQGKVFATLRPNNFEIKENPAHAEVISFQPVIKDLRVIVKDIVRKTRNGVDLSEAKVIISGGRGVKGTEGFKLLQEFAEVLGGAVGASRGACDAEYCDYSLQIGQTGKVVTPDLYIACGISGAIQHLAGMSNSKIIVAINKDPEAPIFQVADYGIVGDLFEVLPLLTEEFKKVLVSS